TTATTTACCAGGTAACCATGTCGTGTTTATATCCCAGGTAGCCAGGTAGTAattatttaccaggtagtggttatttaACAGGTAGAGCAGTCTACAGTGTCAATAGCGTGAGCCTGTGGTTTTAGTTTAGTGAATATCCTCTGACCTACCAGCTAGCCACAGCTATAGCCATACCTATTCCTCAATGTGCACAGGGCACGAATCCGCATCTGTCCATCCaaaagggagcagagagagagagagagagagagagaaagagagagggacatcGAAGAGGAGACGTAAAATATGAAATGATGGAtataggagagaaacagagaatagAACACATTTACGGCACAGAGAATTCAAATACCACAAAGAGAAGgggtggggtgtgggggggggtacaAGGGCGACCAAGGGTGAGCgagggactggggtcagaggtCAATAAGTTGGGAGTTATAAGAATGGGAGGAGCTAAGGCTTCGTCTAATTATTAAAATAGGGACTGTGCTCAAGTAGCCAGATGTCTAAATCTTTACGTTCACTCTGTGGCTTGAGCTTTGTAACAAAAAGGCCCGAAAACAGGGACTAATAGTTTGAGAGTTGGTGGCCGCAGAAACATCGCCCATGTTAGAGCGCTACAGAGATAAAGTTAAAGCAACGTTTTTTTCACTGGTTTTGGATACTTGTTGTTCTTGTCAAAAGCAGCACCTGGATCTTGACACACTGCTGTGTACAGGGATTATCTCTTGAGAAGCAAAGCCTTTCACCCCTCCCTCACTGTAACCTGCTTCTGGTCAGCACAACAGAGGGGCACATCTAGCAAGCAAGGGagaagcagaggagagggagagttggatggagggagggatgagtcGCAGACGATTAGCAAAGCGGCTCGGAACTGGCAGACACTGAACATGAACTTGGAGCTCTGGGATGAACCGGATAGAACACCCACACgcgctctcactcacacacacacacactcaccccccactctctcacacacgcacacactcacccacacaccccccactctctcacacacacacacactcacccacacaccccccactctctcacacacgcacactcacggACAAACAGAACACGGACAAATAGAACACCAcaaaagctcacacacacacaaacaaataaaacatggtcaaacacacacagttatatgcaaagacacacacactctcacatatcCACAATCAGACACACTCACAaacataaagacacacacactctcacatatcCACAATCAGACACACTCACAaacataaagacacacacactctcacatatcCACAATCAGACACACTCACAaacataaagacacacacactctcacatatcCACAATCAGACACACTCACAAACATAAAGACACGCACACGGGAGTTTTTTACTGGGGGGAGAGTAGGAAGAGATTGCACAACTACCCGCTATtgagaaaaacaacaacagacgacaaccacaacagtgaAAGAAGGGTGGATGATGAGAAGGAAGCCTCCTGTTCTAACTGCTGAGAAAGACATGCTGTCAGTGTTCGGTATGGATGGATCCCACTGCTGACGCCAATTACAGCCTGATTTAGTCTGGCTCATTCATTCCCTTCCTGCACCTGTTTACTGAGCCCTTTGAGATGAAACAACAGTAGTAGACAGACATTTGAAGGGCAAATGTTTATGCTAAACAAATCTTGGCTAGATACATCGGAGCCTCAGCTTTGACTTAAAGCTCTGTAGACCTGTGTCTGCCACTTCCtgccctctccaccctctcaatCTTCTTCTCCTCACTCTACCCtgacttctgttccactgttTTTCCTCTCGTCCAGGATCCCTCGCTCACTTCTTATTTCCTTACACTGACACCCCTTTCTCTCCCCATTCGCCCCAGTCTCAGCTCTGATTGGTCCATGTTCGGTAGGTTGCCACTCACCGGCGAATCGGCAGTCGGGAACCTGCTCATTGTCCAGCCCCCCCAAACAGTGCGTGTCGCAGAGGGCGACGCCCTGATTGTTATTGGCCAACTCTGGACACCTGCTCCGCCCACCTGCAAGCGAGGGCAAAGGTCAAACAACAGCAGCCAGGCACAGCAGGGGACGGGGCCAGGAGTGTAGCTagttttgtgtgtgcgtgtgtgtgtgtgtgtgtgtgtaaaggaggGCATGGGTGAGATCATGTGATGGTGATGAGTAGCATGTGGCTCAGCAGGCTCAGAGGATGCACATGGAAGCTGGCACACGGTGCAGCAGGGACAGATACATGCAAACATACATCATACGCACATGAACATATATAGAGACAGGATTCCTTTGGTTTCCTTATTAACTCATTTATTAATTGcttgttattgtttatttaatgCACACAGCCAATAGCACCACTccatattaacacacacacacatacatcatattatacttgtgaggactttttggtgaccaacaattgattcccattcaaaatcttaTTTTCTCTAACCTTAAACCCAAcctctaagcctaaaatagcctttttacaAGTGAGGACCGGCAAAATATCCTCACTTCTCTGAATTTTAGTTGGTTTAGtattcttgtgaggacttctgggaCTCACAAGTATAATAAAacatgtacacacgcacacacacacaattatagtAAAATGTGTACAcgcatacgcacgcacacacatgcaaaccGACTACGACTggagaaaaataaatattaaGAAGTTGTATACTAGTCAGAACATGCATGGTGATTAAGAtgtcacaaacatacacacaagaTACACAAACATGCAGACATACAAGCATTTAAACACACATTCataaattacacacacacacacacgcattcaaACTCCGGGGTCACACGCATTCAAACTCCGGGGTCACACGCATTCAAACTCCGGGGTCACACGCATTCAAACTCCGGGGTCACACGCATTCAAACTCCGGGGTCACACGCATTCAAACTCTGGGGACACAGAGAGGCAGGGTTAGAGATTGAAGCCCAATTTATCACTTtggagtggaggaggaagagaggaggatgaggagatggagtatgactccacacacacacagagagagacacacagagagcgagagagagagagagagagagaggctcacactcacacaaatatactgtacatacaactGCATATTAGGGTGTGGAATCTAAGCAGCGCATGCAGAGCACAGCAGGCAAACACACAAGCATTGGCAAGCTaacaacccccacacacacacagctgtcctGGATACAAATACTATTTAGGGGATTTCAAGTACTTTCAACGACATTTGGAAGTAAgtatttaaatactgtatattttatttgaaaagaagtagttgaatattggaatgtatttggaaatacacttggaaagtattttaaaatactcaaatacactgaCTCAAATATACTCCCATTTAACCcaggtatttgaaaatactttatAGTCCTATAAATAGTAGACTATTTATAGGAAATTGTTTGAAAATCATTTCAATAGAAGTAGGCTCATTTATTTTGGTCACAGTATtagaaaatactcaaatacacataaAATAGGTATTTAAACCAGgtctgactgacacacacacacacacacacatacacacacagagcaaaCTGAGCCAAGTGCAAAGGTGCAAACGCATGATTTGTGATGATTTCACCGATGGCCAGTATTTTAGCCCACATTTTCATTTACAGTAGAGAGAATCTAGCATGGCACCACTTAAAACACCCTGCTATCTCACTAATAATGGTCTTTCTATGGTAGATCAAAGTATAGGGTGCTGTAACAGGGTAGTCAGTCACTAGAATGCCATGTTAGAAAGGACAAGTGGCAATGTCGTCAGAATTGATGAGAGTATTGgagattattattatatattttttttaatgtaaggCAAGGGTAAGGAGTCTTTAAGTTAGCATTAGTGGATAACATTGTATTAGTGGTTAGACTGCCCCATACTTCTGTCCTTTCCAGCATGGCCAAATAGTGAGGCGGGTAAAGCAGGagtcagaggtgagaggtcaatAAGAGGTCACATAGTTACCCTGCTCGTGGGAAGGGGAGGGGCAGTCTTCCTCTGTGACATCATTTCcctgtgagaaggagagagacagttgGATTTATGTTGTATTGTATATTTTACATTCATATAGTTTAGGTACATTTTGAGAAGTGCAACTTGGGTCCAAAAAAACTTGATTTCATCTCATTTAAAAGTTCTGTCACAAAGAGCATGTTAAGTGCCAAATTAAGTAACAGGTttgacgatttcatcttaaaATAAGCCATAAAttcccttgtgacagggggaatggaagcttgttgtgtgcaaccgGAGTGCCAATTAAATGGAAGCGTCACCCACCcccacaaaatatatatatatatattctagcctgtctatctatgggtaacagagttgacatgttatgctcgacccgctcagttttccaccacaaaaaaaaaatgaaaatggccaagaagagtagaaccagctcacctgatttAACTATTCGATTTTAAAATAATCTAAAGATACATTGAacaaggaatagtttcaccatattaaaacgagagttcagttcacgtaacagggttgaccttaaaattagGGACAGATGTAAATGAATCACTGTGACAGTGCAAGGGGTTTTACACTGTCTAGGGTGTTAGGCATAGGTAATAACTCAAAGGTAAAGGCACAGGAGACAGGAACGCGGTGCAAACAAAGGGCCTTTTATTAAGAAAATGAAAATGACATCCTGGCTCTTGCAGCGCTCTACAGGGTCAGACTTTAACATAAAGTCGACATGACAAGCCAAAAGCTTAAGCGCTGCCAATCATATCGGTCCTGTCCATACCTCACGTGACGTGTGCTCTCCAGAATGCTCTCCCCACAGAGTCAGAGCTGCACACCTTTAAGTCTTTAGGCAGTCAATTAGATGGCTGCCCCACCCTCGTTAAGGGAACAGTGCTGGCTAGGCTTGGCTCTTCTGCACCACAATCTCTActaacattaaataaataatcatcttcagaaaggactttgtcaaagcaacaaaaaaactaaggctttacaatgatggtgatacatttttgggggggattaagtgggttaaaatcttcctagaagtgacgCAGGGTTGACAGAGGGACATGTGAAAATCCTGtattttggcactttagcaagcctTTATTCATGTTAAAAATCAGATtaattgaattctccatgtggcctatattaaagggcacttcatttaatataactggcttttaaaatgcaatattttGGAACGACCCTACTATATATGCACTCTTCGTGGAACGACCCTACTACATATGCACTCGTCGTGGAACGACCCTACTACATATGCACTCGTCGTGGAACGACCCTACTAAACAGGCACTTTTCGTGGAACGACCCTACTATATATGCACCTCTGAATCCTGCTCGTCTGACACAGCGACTGAGAAGTTCTGTTCTTTTGGTTCCATGGGTAGCTCCTGAGAAAGAGACAAcaaaagagggagaaagaaagagtgggGTTATTCTCTATGTCAGAGATTTCGACAAGCCACTTCTCTAGgtgttccctcactctctccacccctgttctcccttctctcccccgtcTCACTTCCCCATCCTGCTGTGAGGGTCCCCGGCTCTCCATGGGTGCATCCTGGTTCTCCTCCCCCTttgcttctctcccctcctccccctctacctccccctccggCCCAGCCAGGTAGGAACcggacatggaagacagggtgtcAGTGCTGATCTGAGAGTGATGGCTGTGGGACGAAGCCATGGACATGACTGACTGGGCCAGGCTACTGCTCACTTGGTCTGAgagggggagaaacagagagaagaagagacaatTAACAATGTTTTATAATTTGACACATTTTCTATTGCCCACTGGCCACCCTCTAGCAGCGCCTGCCAGCCAGCCCCAGCAGAAGGCCCACCTTCAGgggaggtgatggtggaggagaaAGGTGTTCCAGTACAGGAGGACTGGTCGATGGCTCCAGACGAAGATAGAGTCAGGTTCTCACTCTCTGGAGTTACACCACTCTGGAACAGAGAGCAGACCGAGTAaggtcaaccacacacacacacacacacacacaccggagacaaacagacacacacgcacacactgtgtCAGTGTACCTCCGGTTGTTGTTTCCGGCGGCAGGCCTGAACTTCTGATTCACTGCGTTCTGActtctcgtcctcctcctcgggcAGCACCGAAGAATTCTGGGAGAGAGACCTGACACATCCCATAATGTAGCAGTCAGAATCATAAACACCACAACAAACACTCACAACACTACCTTTGTCCCGAAAGAAAGATATTATATTACCTAAACCTTTAAAAGTCCTAGGAAATTAATTCCTAttcaaatgtacagtatgtttgtatGCATATAtgcatcccaaaaggcaccctattccccatgtagtgcactacttttgaccagggccaatagggtagtggtcaaaagtagtgcattatatagggaatttggtgtcatttgggacacaacctgtGTCTTCAAGTGTATGCTCCTCTCACTTGGAGCCGCTCTTCTTCAGTTTGAGTCCCTGGCTGGAGTTGGAGTGGTCCAGGGGGGACATGGAGCGTGCCGGGGCTGGGTGGGTCTCACTGCTATAGTGGGGCAGGGTCCCTGAGACGTGGCCCCCAGAGAGGTCCTGCAGAGGGGGGGCCGAGGGAGACACGCTCAGGGGCCCGTTCAGAGCCTCCAGGAGAGACACGGCCTCATAACCTGGGGGGATGTGGTCCGACGCCTGGGGGGAACGAAAAAAGGAGATGAGATGTCATGTTGCTATACGCTGTATTTAAGAACAAAAGCAGTGTTTGTATATATCATACCGAGTGTTCctctgagtcagaggtctgggAGGTGATAACGGGGTTAAACCcggcaggagagagaggactcaGCTTCTTCCTCATGGCTCGGATCTGCAGCAGGGCCCGGAACGCTAAGGACGCATTATAACATGACTAAACGCCCACATCAGTAGAATTCAATTTTTTCGAGTTGAAAGATGGCCAGAGCTTACCCATGATGCTGCACAACAATGTAAGTCAATAAGTAATTGTTTTAgtcaaagtatgatatatttGGGCTTAAAGTGACAAAAACTGCACACTTTGTGCAAATTCGTGCCTATGACATTTATTTTACTATGAAATGACCTATAAATTATTTTTTTGCCAAAGTTTTGTTTCAGTGCTGGGTTTTATTTGAATGGTACCACCCACCAATATGGCATTGTTTATTAATCAGAAACAACTACAAAGTTTGCGAGTCGCGGTGAAACTGTTTTTGCACCTCCCCTTTTTTTACCAGAAAATTATCATAATGCATATTGGATATTTTGTCAAATGTAACTTATAACTGAGCTAGTCTACATGAAAAAAATATGACCATATTATCGATAGTAAAATTGCATGAtatgattgcattttggaacccCGCTCCCCTTGTCGCCCTAAGATAAATGGTTTTGCATGGCCCACGGCCCCAGGTCTGCAGGGTTTGCTCCTTTTTGACCATTCAATTAATCCTAAAGAGAAATCTCCACCCACCCGGGGCACCGGACCATGCAAAACAAACATtgatatttagctagctagctagcttgctaaaatgATAAGAGAGAGAACGAAGAATATAGCTATTTGATCATATCCGTGTGCATGTCCAAACACTAATGATGTCTGGAATCCGACACAGTTTCATGGAATTATCAAACAGTAAGAGTCAGACAAACGTCAACCCTCAACATGTCAACAACTATAGGCAGGGTTTAGCTGTGACTGACCTCTTGACAGGTAGGCTGCTAGTCTCTTTCTGAAATAATTATTTTCACCTGACTTACAGTGTCCCCGTCTTAACTGAAATGGTGCTCACACAACTTTCATTAGCTGGCAaaggttagcatgctagctagttaCACTGACAGCTGACAGTCAATGCCTTATTGGTTGTTATTTCTCTGCTACACTTGAAAATCACCACAACATTTTCCACCCTCCAATTCCTGAACATGCATTAGCAGCCTGTGTCAGTCTTCGAGGTGGAAGCTAAACGAGAATTTCAGCGCTAGGATGGGAATTACTCGAAATAGGTGCAGCAACTTCCTCTGAGGTGGGTCTTTAAGTATTGATGTGGTGGTTTTATGCATACCAGAGTATGGCTTACGAAGGTCTTATGCAGCATTATAGACTCACATAGTCTGCAGATGGGGTAACAGTTAGACtattagtccctgtgcccaagaacactaaggtaacctgcctaaatgactaccgacccatagcactcacgtctgccatgaagtgctttgaaaggctagtcatggctcacatcaacaccattatcccagaaaccctagacccactccaatttgcataccgctcaaacagatccacagatgatgcaatctctattgcactcaacactgccctttcccacctggacaaaaggaacacctatgtgagaatgctattcattgactaaagctcagcgttcaacaccatagtgccctcaaagctcatcaataagctaaggaccctgggaataaacacctccctctgcaactggatcctggacttcctgatgggccacccccaggtggtaagggtaggcaacaacacatctgccacgctgctCCTCAACACGGcttcccctcaggggtgcatgctcagtcccctcctgtactccttgttcacccatgactggatGGCCAGTCACAACTCCAAGACCATCATTAAGtctgctgacgacacaacagtggtaggcctgatcaccgacaacgatgagacagcctatagggaggaggtcagagacctggccgtgtggtgccaggataacaacctctcaacgtcagcaagacaaagggaGATGATTGtgcactacaggaaaaggaggaccgagcaaaccccattctcatcgacggggctgtagtggagcaggttgagagcttcaagttccttggtgtccacatcaccaacaaactagaatggtccaaacagtcatgaagagggcacgacaaagccaattccccctcaggagactgaaaagatttggcatgggtcctcagatcctcaaaaagttctacagctgaaccatcgagagcatcccgactggtatggtaactgctcggcctccaaccgcaaggcactacagagggtagtgcgtacgacccagtacatcactggagccaagcttcctgccatccaggacctctataccaggcggtgtcagaggaaggcccaagaaattgccaaagactccagccaccccagtcatagactgttctccctgctaccgcacgcacaccaagcggtaccggagtctAGGTTCAAAAGGCTTTTtcacagcttttacccccaagccataagactcctgaacagctaatcaaactatttgcattgtcccccaccGCCCCTcgtttacgctgctgctactctctggttattatctatgtatagtcactttaactctacctacatttacatattgcctcaattacctcgactaacctgtacattgactctgtaccggtactccctgtatatagccttgctactgttatcttaatgctgctctttaactatttgttattttttacttaaacACTTATTTTCCTtaaaacagcattgttggttaagggtttgtaagtaagcatttcactgtaagttctacacctgttgtattcggtgcatgtaacaaataacatgtgatttgatttaactGAGAATGTATTAGGTATTGCTATGAAGCTCACAAATGCCAACGTATGGCTTACAAAGGTCTTTTGTAGCATTATAGACATTATAGACTCACGCAGTCTGCATATGGGGCAGCAGTTGGCCTGGTAGCGGAGAGTGTCTGCGCAGGCATTACAGAGACACAGGTGTCTGCAGGGCAGGATGAGTGTGTCGCGTACGTccgacagacacaccacacactccgCACTGTTATCACTGATCTCATCATCCGCAACCTGgggacatcaatcaatcaatcaatcaattaggACATCACTACATTCAGAGAGCAGTATGGTAGCTTGGTCAAACACAGTAAAAATGAGATTCACTGTCCATATAATCTAACCGAGTGTGTTTAGGGCATGGACTACTGAACACAATGCTTTTTGTTCAAAACTTTCAAAATGACTCTCTGTAGAACTGGTTAGAGCaatggttcccaactccagtcctccagtacctccaacagtgcaTAGTTTTATTGTAGCCCCGGACAAAAAAAATACCTGATTCAACTTGGCAATTAATCATCATGCCCTCAATGAGTTAAATCAGGTGTTCACTAGTCCATGTCCTAAACAACCAAATTCTCAACTTGGTACCTTTGATTCTTGGCTGTTGTACTTGTTCTCGATGCCGTAGATCTCCTGAAGAAGGTAACTCACCCCATCCACCTGGAGAAGAAACATgttggggatgagagagagaaggtttCACTATAAAACATACCAGGAAGAATggtgaaagggggagagagggtttggaggagaagggaggaggcaaTAACAggcaggaaagagaggggggcaaGATAGAATACAGAGTGAGAcaagagagcaatagagagaagacagagagagagaggaaaaggactTGGTAGAAACAAACTTACCACTTGTTTCTGTTTCAGAGGTTTGACACAGTAGCTCCCATCCATGTGCTGTGGAACAAACAGTAGATACTTAGCTGACGCTTGTAACAATCCAATCCCACTGGACACAGGCGGCATTTCAACATCTAGTCTTTACATTTGATTGAGTTgacaactaacgtgaattcaacgtgaaatcaacaaacatTTGAagcatgtcattggatttagcttAAAAGTTGGATGAAAAAAAGACAAACATTTTGATGACTGAAATCAGTTTTCCACCTTGATTCAATGTTATCATAtaaattttgttgttgttgaaatgatgtggaaaacaacgttgattcaaccagtttgtgcccagtgggatactTTTAAGAGTCAAACATTTCAAAACATGTCAGACAAACATTAAGATACCTAATGAGTAAAAGTTGACATACTTCAACACGTTGTAAATGTAACACTTTACTTACAATCCTACAACACATCAGACTTAAAGCTCCTTACCTTCTCAAAGGTGGCCAGGAGTACATGGGAGTGACCCATGTGATCTTCCCCCTCGTCTACTGTCGCTTGAACGACCATGGGAAACACATCCTTATCCATGTCAAACAGCAACTagaaagagcaggagagagagcgagagcgagagagagagagagagagagcgagacagagagcgagagagagcgagagagagcgagacagagagagagaaagagagagagagggtggaggaagagagagagagcgagacagagagatggggtggtagaagagagaaaagagggtgAGATAAAGAGAGGTTATACACTGAAAACACACATACTTCGTTAGTAatatgcataaacacacacacagaccgtacCTCCTCATCGGCCCACTCCGACAGATTGATGGAGTGGGAGGGCAGACAGAACTGCTGACAGACTCCTCTCTTAAAGTGCACCGTCTCTGACTGGAGAGAGCTGTCCTGGGGAATGTAGCTATAGGAGAGATGCAGAGAGTTAGAAGAgataaacatgcacacacacacacacacacacacacacacacacacacacacacacacacttacataggCACTCCGTTGTGGAACTCCTCTATAGCTTGATAGTAGATTGTGATGGCCACCTGTGTGTCAGCGTCGAAGGTGAACTCTATGTTGTAACAGGCTTTGCTTTTCCCTGCCACGTCCTCCCCTGGCAGTTTCAGGTCCTCACTACACCTGCCAGCATGCATAAAGACAGCTAGCGTCATCTACACACCGTTACAATAATGTAATAACAGTATAGGGAGTAAGCTCGGCAACCCACAACCAAAGCTTGTGAAAGCCTCCGGCCAGCTATTTGTTTCTAGGGGGAGAAGTTAAGATGTTGGACTAGTGCAATAAAAcagactacagatgtaggattttaatttgagccGGTTTGAGACAGGAGGGAAAGAATCCTAAAGAATCCGgatttattatgtggattataattaatggaccttTTTGGTAGGGGTTAAAACATTTTCCTTTgagaaaatcaagtctgacaatttaaaaaagtggaaattacaaactttagaagcctttttaaacctcagaaacactacaagtttgcatttcctgctatgcggtaaaattctcagcaacaaaagggtGATgcaattaagatcttacatctgtaagCATAAGTAAAATAATAATGAAGGGGATATAAACTAGAAGTAAATTGTGTGTGAGATACTCACCGTACGAGCCTCAGTGTATCTTTACGGATGTTTATAAGGCTTCGTAGCGTCTTTACTGGCTCCTGAGGAGGCGGGGCCGCATAGGGAAACTGTAAAGGAACCAATCACAAAAGGTCACATCAATAACAATGACAAAAGCGTCACATGATCTGATCAACTAATCACCAAGCCCTTGATCAGTTGAATCAGGTGGGTTAGTGCAAAGCATTGTCCTGGATACTTCACCCCCCATTCTTTCCCCACTTTTATTACTGGACTTTGCACAATCTGAGCGTCTTTCCCCGGTGTACTGTGTTTTTGTTGCTGACTGTGTAAGAAGAGAGTTGAGTGGGTCAAAAATACAAAATGTCCAACGCTTAACTATTTAACTGACATTATGATGTCTGTGTAAAGTAACTAAAGTTTGGGAGGAAAGACGACACCTGTAACAAATTAaatctcctcccctctcaacaATCTCCTCGCCAGTGAACGGCTGCGTCTATAGTATCCAGATCCTGTTATCCTAATCTGTTGTTGTATTTCTCATCCCTCCACCACCCGTCATCCATCATCCCTCCACCACcggtctcctcccttctccctgtttttAAGGGTCCATAAGGGGGATTAACTCTGTGCTGAGAAGCAGAGACCACCAGGACTCCCACCCCAACAGTCTTCATCTCCCCTTCCCGATCCATGCGACGACCAAGCAACATCCTCCCCAACCATCATcctccaccaaccaccaaccaccaccaaccatcaaccaccaccaaccaccaaccatcaccaaccaccaacctccaccaaccaccaaccatcaACCACCACCAACCATCACCAACCACCAAcctccaccaaccaccaaccaccaccaaccatcaaccaccaccaaccaccaacctcCACCAACCATCAACCACCACCAAcctccaccaaccaccaaccaccaccaacctccaccaaccaccaaccaccaccaaccATCAAcctccaccaaccaccaaccaccaccaaccatcaaccaccaccaaccaccaaccaccaccaaccaccaccaaccaccaaccaccaaccaccaccaaccaccaaccaccaccaaccaccaaccaccaccaaccaccaaccaccaaccaccaaccaccaaccatcaaccaccaccaaccaccaacctcCACCAAC
This genomic interval from Salvelinus fontinalis isolate EN_2023a chromosome 30, ASM2944872v1, whole genome shotgun sequence contains the following:
- the LOC129828654 gene encoding E3 ubiquitin ligase RNF157-like isoform X2 gives rise to the protein MGALTSRQNAGVEEVDIPSNSVYRYPPKSGSYFANHFIMGGEKFDSTHPEGYLFGENTDLNFLGIRPVAFPYAAPPPQEPVKTLRSLINIRKDTLRLVREDLKLPGEDVAGKSKACYNIEFTFDADTQVAITIYYQAIEEFHNGVPIYIPQDSSLQSETVHFKRGVCQQFCLPSHSINLSEWADEELLFDMDKDVFPMVVQATVDEGEDHMGHSHVLLATFEKHMDGSYCVKPLKQKQVVDGVSYLLQEIYGIENKYNSQESKVADDEISDNSAECVVCLSDVRDTLILPCRHLCLCNACADTLRYQANCCPICRLPFRALLQIRAMRKKLSPLSPAGFNPVITSQTSDSEEHSASDHIPPGYEAVSLLEALNGPLSVSPSAPPLQDLSGGHVSGTLPHYSSETHPAPARSMSPLDHSNSSQGLKLKKSGSKSLSQNSSVLPEEEDEKSERSESEVQACRRKQQPESGVTPESENLTLSSSGAIDQSSCTGTPFSSTITSPEDQVSSSLAQSVMSMASSHSHHSQISTDTLSSMSGSYLAGPEGEVEGEEGREAKGEENQDAPMESRGPSQQDGEELPMEPKEQNFSVAVSDEQDSEGNDVTEEDCPSPSHEQGGRSRCPELANNNQGVALCDTHCLGGLDNEQVPDCRFAGLMYLGGYRPVLEPLPHHTSTSNINLEEQGAETRDGQSPKQTPHTPRRGPLIV